The proteins below are encoded in one region of Poecile atricapillus isolate bPoeAtr1 chromosome 33, bPoeAtr1.hap1, whole genome shotgun sequence:
- the HAX1 gene encoding HCLS1-associated protein X-1 isoform X1: MSFFDVFRGFFGFPGRCRPRDPLFGGAVWDEEEEDGGPSMSQPPQDFGFGFSPGSSRGGFEELFRDMGELLGVLGGFWPEPQQPFEPAVPGPSEGSARRPLRDSMLKQPDSLPSRAAPGSSGDAGDLARPWRPFLGLGDAHLAPPGLKEDQDLDSQVSSAGLGTILRPNEPKSHSYFQSVSVTKVTLPDGAVEEHRTVQDSQGRRETTVTRRRGDQAFITTTKEDGQKKDYREEVVNMDDRELAQFTVTWPQQDELHAANPSDPSSALGSFFRRWFSSW; the protein is encoded by the exons ATGAGCTTCTTCGACGTGTTTCGCGGCTTTTTCGGGTTCCCGGGACGGTGCAG ACCCCGGGACCCGCTGTTCGGCGGCGCGGTGtgggacgaggaggaggaggatggcgGCCCGTCCATGTCGCAGCCCCCTCAGGACTTCGGCTTCGGATTCAGCCCTGGTTCGTCCCGCGGCGGCTTCGAGGAGCTGTTCCGGGACATGGGCGAGCTCctaggggtcctggggggcttctgGCCCGAGCCCCAGCAGCCTTTCG AGCCCGCCGTGCCCGGCCCCAGTGAAGGCAGCGCAAGGCGACCACTGCGGGACTCGATGCTGAAGCAGCCGGACAGTCTCCCTTCCCGCGCAGCCCCGGGGAGCTCCGGGGATGCCGGCGATCTGGCCCGGCCATGGAGACCCTTCTTAGGG CTGGGAGATGCTCACCTGGCTCCTCCTGGCCTCAAGGAAGACCAAG ACCTGGACTCGCAGGTCTCCTCTGCGGGGCTGGGGACCATCCTGAGACCAAACGAGCCCAAGTCTCACTCTTACTTCCAGAGTGTCTCTGTTACCAAAGTGACTCTTCCTGATGGG GCAGTAGAGGAGCACCGCACCGTGCAGGACAGCCAGGGCCGCCGGGAGACAACAGTCACCCGCCGGAGGGGGGACCAGGCCTTCATCACCACCACCAAGGAGGATGGGCAGAAGAAGGACTACCGGGAGGAGGTGGTCAACATGGATGACC ggGAGCTGGCGCAGTTCACTGTCACGTGGCCGCAGCAAGATGAGCTTCATGCTGCCAACCCGAGTGACCCCTCATCTGCGCTAGGCAGCTTCTTCCGACGCTGGTTCTCAAGCTGGTAG
- the AQP10 gene encoding aquaporin-10 has product MGTKSFLTRARGLLRIQNQLVRECLAELLATFVMMTITLSSAAQKITFFETKGNLLTAYLGGALGVMAGIYVAGGISGAHMNPAFSLAMCLIEQFPWWKFPIFVVVQTLGSFISAGAVYILYYDAIWHYSNGTLTAFGPRETASIFVTYPADYVSVANGFLDQVIGTGVLILVVMGLMDIRNKAVPKGLEPVVVALLVLSIECSMGANCGCPLNPARDIGPRLFICLAGWGLEVFSRGNGWWWVPLVAPLLGSAVGTSLYQLFVAFHYPEEDSEVLAEQGSIVLVNTTIEPDIGMSPKEKDTEETVPAGDPPPLCM; this is encoded by the exons ATGGGCACCAAGTCTTTCTTGACAAGGGCCCGGGGTCTGCTCCGCATCCAAAATCAGCTGGTGCGGGAAtgcctggctgagctgctggccACCTTCGTGATGATG ACAATCACCCTGAGCAGCGCTGCACAGAAGATCACCTTCTTTGAGACGAAGGGGAACCTCCTCACCGCCTACCTGGGAGGCGCCCTGGGTGTCATGGCAGGCATCTACGTAGCAGGGGGAATCTCTG GAGCCCACATGAACCCGGCATTCTCCTTAGCCATGTGCCTGATAGAGCAGTTTCCCTGGTGGAAGTTTCCCATCTTTGTGGTTGTGCAGACCTTGGGATCTTTCATATCTGCTGGAGCTGTTTACATCCTCTACTATG ATGCCATCTGGCACTACAGCAATGGGACCCTTACTGCCTTTGGCCCCCGAGAAACTGCCTCCATCTTTGTCACCTACCCAGCTGACTATGTCTCCGTCGCCAATGGCTTCTTGGACCAG GTGATTGGCACAGGGGTGCTGATATTGGTTGTCATGGGCCTCATGGACATCCGCAACAAGGCTGTCCCCAAGGGCCTTGAACCAGTGGTCGTGGCTCTCTTGGTGCTCTCCATTGAGTGCTCCATGGGGGCCAACTGTGGCTGCCCCCTGAACCCTGCGCGGGACATCGGGCCCCGGCTTTTCATCTGTCTGGCAGGTTGGGGCCTGGAGGTCTTCAG CAGGGGCAATGGATGGTGGTGGGTGCCACTGGTAGCACCGCTGCTGGGGTCCGCCGTGGGCACATCCCTGTACCAGCTCTTTGTGGCTTTCCACTACCCGGAGGAGGATAGCGAAgtcctggcagagcagggctccatTGTTCTAGTCAACACCACCATCGAGCCAGACATTGGGATGTCACCCAAGGAGAAGGACACTGAGGAGACAGTGCCTGCTGGGGATCCCCCACCACTGTGCATGTGA
- the HAX1 gene encoding HCLS1-associated protein X-1 isoform X2, with translation MSFFDVFRGFFGFPGRCRPRDPLFGGAVWDEEEEDGGPSMSQPPQDFGFGFSPGSSRGGFEELFRDMGELLGVLGGFWPEPQQPFEPAVPGPSEGSARRPLRDSMLKQPDSLPSRAAPGSSGDAGDLARPWRPFLGLGDAHLAPPGLKEDQDLDSQVSSAGLGTILRPNEPKSHSYFQSVSVTKVTLPDGAVEEHRTVQDSQGRRETTVTRRRGDQAFITTTKEDGQKKDYREEVVNMDDRELAQFTVTWPQQDELHAANPSDPSSALGSFFRRWFSS, from the exons ATGAGCTTCTTCGACGTGTTTCGCGGCTTTTTCGGGTTCCCGGGACGGTGCAG ACCCCGGGACCCGCTGTTCGGCGGCGCGGTGtgggacgaggaggaggaggatggcgGCCCGTCCATGTCGCAGCCCCCTCAGGACTTCGGCTTCGGATTCAGCCCTGGTTCGTCCCGCGGCGGCTTCGAGGAGCTGTTCCGGGACATGGGCGAGCTCctaggggtcctggggggcttctgGCCCGAGCCCCAGCAGCCTTTCG AGCCCGCCGTGCCCGGCCCCAGTGAAGGCAGCGCAAGGCGACCACTGCGGGACTCGATGCTGAAGCAGCCGGACAGTCTCCCTTCCCGCGCAGCCCCGGGGAGCTCCGGGGATGCCGGCGATCTGGCCCGGCCATGGAGACCCTTCTTAGGG CTGGGAGATGCTCACCTGGCTCCTCCTGGCCTCAAGGAAGACCAAG ACCTGGACTCGCAGGTCTCCTCTGCGGGGCTGGGGACCATCCTGAGACCAAACGAGCCCAAGTCTCACTCTTACTTCCAGAGTGTCTCTGTTACCAAAGTGACTCTTCCTGATGGG GCAGTAGAGGAGCACCGCACCGTGCAGGACAGCCAGGGCCGCCGGGAGACAACAGTCACCCGCCGGAGGGGGGACCAGGCCTTCATCACCACCACCAAGGAGGATGGGCAGAAGAAGGACTACCGGGAGGAGGTGGTCAACATGGATGACC ggGAGCTGGCGCAGTTCACTGTCACGTGGCCGCAGCAAGATGAGCTTCATGCTGCCAACCCGAGTGACCCCTCATCTGCGCTAGGCAGCTTCTTCCGACGCTGGTTCTCAAGCTG A